A portion of the Perognathus longimembris pacificus isolate PPM17 chromosome 20, ASM2315922v1, whole genome shotgun sequence genome contains these proteins:
- the C20H19orf73 gene encoding LOW QUALITY PROTEIN: putative uncharacterized protein C19orf73 homolog (The sequence of the model RefSeq protein was modified relative to this genomic sequence to represent the inferred CDS: inserted 1 base in 1 codon; substituted 3 bases at 3 genomic stop codons), with translation MGIKVGFXGQGGSRKDTLXLEGGLSAXWVSAPPSAPXRPPGKLHAAPPPPAPTQTVVRPCGAPPPPRRARLMVRSAPPTQRPPTGPSRDWGLLGRI, from the exons ATGGGGATAAAGGTTGGATTCTAAGGCCAGGGTGGCTCCCGGAAAGACACGCTTTAGTTGGAAGGCGGGTTGAGTGCCTGATGGGTGAGTGCACCTCCTTCCGCAC AGCGCCCGCCCGGGAAACTGCACgcggctcccccacccccggctcccaCGCAGACGGTAGTGCGGCCTtgcggggctcccccccccccccggcgggcaAGGCTAATGGTTCGCTCCGCCCCGCCCACACAGAGGCCGCCCACTGGCCCCAGCCGTGACTGGGGACTCCTCGGGCGGATCTGA
- the Lin7b gene encoding protein lin-7 homolog B gives MAALVEPLGLERDVSRAVELLERLQRSGELPPQKLQALQRVLQSRFCSAIREVYEQLYDTLDITGSAEIRAHATAKATVAAFTASEGHAHPRVVELPKTDEGLGFNIMGGKEQNSPIYISRVIPGGVADRHGGLKRGDQLLSVNGVSVEGEQHEKAVELLKAAQGSVKLVVRYTPRVLEEMEARFEKMRSARRRQQHQSYSSLESRG, from the exons ATGGCTGCGCTGGTGGAGCCGCTAGGGCTGGAGCGGG acGTGTCCCGGGCCGTGGAGCTCCTCGAGCGGCTGCAACGCAGCGGGGAGCTGCCCCCGCAGAAGCTGCAGGCGCTCCAGCGAGTCCTGCAAAGCCGCTTCTGCTCCGCCATCCGCGAG GTGTACGAGCAGCTCTATGACACGCTGGACATCACCGGCAGTGCCGAGATCCGAGCTCACGCCACGGCCAAG GCCACAGTGGCCGCCTTCACAGCCAGCGAGGGCCATGCACATCCCAGGGTAGTGGAGCTGCCCAAGACCGACGAGGGGCTGGGCTTCAACATCATGGGTGGCAAAGAGCAGAACTCACCCATCTACATCTCCCGGGTCATTCCTGGAGGCGTGGCTGATCGCCATGGAGGCCTCAAGCGCGGGGACCAGCTGCTGTCTGTGAATGGTGTG agTGTGGAGGGTGAGCAGCACGAGAAGGCCGTGGAGCTGCTGAAGGCCGCCCAGGGCTCCGTGAAGCTGGTGGTGCGCTACACCCCGCGAGTGCTGGAGGAGATGGAGGCTCGCTTCGAGAAGATGCGCTCCGCCCGCCGGCGCCAACAGCACCAGAGCTACTC GTCCTTGGAGTCTCGAGGATGA